The Flaviflexus equikiangi genome contains the following window.
GGTGGCGGTAGCCGTTGCGCTGGGTGCGGCGGTCGGGGCTGGGCTTGCCCCATTCCGCCCCGACCACGGCATCGGCGTCTGCTGAAAGCAGGGCGTTGATCATGGCCTGCAGCAGATCGCGCATCAAGTCCGGGGATGCTTCGGCCAGGGCTTCACGGAGCAGGCCTGCAGGGTCGATAATATGAGGAGCGGTCATCGTGGCGATGTCCTTTCGAGTGGGAAGTAGAGAGCTTTCTCGAAGGATCCCACGGTGACCGTGTCCACGTCAGCAACGACGCTCACGACCACCCCGGGGGCTACACCACTCTAAGGGGCACTACTCAAAAGTACGCGGCTCAAAGGCACAGAAGCATCAGCAGGCGAGGCGCATGATCGGCAGGTTTAACAACGCCCCATGCCAGTTAGGGTCGGCAACGTCTGCCATCCAGATCTCGCGTAGCCGCTTCCGAGACATCGCCTCAGTGGGCGGTGGGTTGCTCCCACGTCCGCGGTCGCTCGAGTGCCGAACTCCTGGATGAGGGTTAGAAGTGCGTGTGAGCAAGCCAGAACAGGCCTCGATAGAGGGCTCGACCTTTGCGCCACTAGTAACGGTGTGCGCAATCGCGCCATTCACTCATACTGGTGACTCTCTGCCGCTCGTCCACCGAATCATCGAGAAAGAGGCCGATCCTTGTCATGAGTATGAGCAGATCTTTGGCTCACGCTCTTGCACAGAGGCGCAACTGAATGTCTTGGGCTGCGTGAATAAAAAAGAGGAGAGGCTCAAACCAGAGAGTGAGTACTCTCGTCTAGGTTTGAACCTCTCCCATCTGGGTGGCTAACGGGGCTTGAACCCGCGACCTCCTGGACCACAACCAGGCGCTCTACCGACTGAGCTATAGCCACCATGGCGTTGTTCGCCGATTCACAACTATACCCAACTCCTGCGCGAAACCGGAATTCGGCCGATGTGAGGTAGGCGTCAATCGCACTGTCGTGCCACGTTCTCGTACGCTTCGTCGAGCTCCTGCCGGGCGGGGGTGCTGGCTGGATCTTCTGCGACATTGCCGGCCACATCCGCCAGCGTTCTGATCGCGACTGACAGGTCATGATCGGTTGCGAGGACTGCGGCTTCCGCGAGGCGGAACTCCCACTGCCGTGCCAGGTCCTTCTGCTCGGGGGTAAGCTCGTCGCTTGCCGCAAGATCATTGATCTGGTTGATGACGGCGTCTGCTTCTCGGCAGGCATCATCGTTCGTTCCGGTCTCGGCCCCGCACGCCGCGAGGCCGAGCACCATGAAGAGTCCGAGGAGACGGCTCACCAGAAGGCACGCACCGCGATTGCGTCGGCGAACTTGTTGAGGTTGTCTTCGTCTGCACTGAGGTAGAGCGATCCGTCGATGAGGGAGATCTCCATGACGTAGAACTCCTCCTCATCGTCTGGGCCGCCTCGGACGATGTCGACACGGTTGAACAGGAGCTGTTCGTCGCGCCCGCAGTAGTCCTTGATGTAGTGGTGGAGGGACTGGCGGATCCTCTCGCCCCATCGCCACTCCTGCTCGCTCGCCTGCGAGGAGTGTGCGATTTCTTCGTGCACCTGGTCGTTCGATTCGAAGCGGGGGTGCAGCATCGGCTCCTTCTCGACCTTGTAGGAGGCGAGTCCGTTCAGGTAGATGAGGGAGACTTCGCCGGAGCGGTCAACTTCCTCGTGGTATCGCTGCACCATGACGGAGCGGCCGCGCTCGAGGTGGTACATGGCGTCGTTGATGGCTCTCATGCGGGAGTTCGCGTCCGTGGACGTGTATCGTCCCGTGCCGCGTCCACCGGATGATACTGCGGGCTTCACGACGAAGTCACCGACGGCCGGGAAGCGGGTGTGCACCTGGTTGCGGGACAGATTCGCGGACGGTTCGAGCCAGGTCGTGGCGATGGTCGGCATGCCGCGCTTGGCCAGCTCCTGGAGGTAATGCTTGTCCGTGTTCCATTCCATGACGCTCGGAGAGTTGAGGAGGCGCGGTACCGAGCGTGCCCAGGCGAGGAAGCCCTGCGGGTCTTTCGCGTAGTCGCGAACGTTACGAACGATCGCCGTGCCGGCGTTGGACCAGTCAACGTCGGGGTCGTTCCATACGGCGATGTGCGGCTCCATCCCCCTGGCGCGGAGCGCGTCGGGAAGCCCGGCTTCGTCGCTATCGAGCTCGGGGAAGGCCGCTGAGGTCACGAGGGTCACTATCGGATCAGACACGCTTCCCACGGTACCCGAAAATGAGCAGACGTGGCCGCCTAATCCGACAAAGCACCCCGGTATATCCCAAATCACACGTGGCGGGACGCGCCTTCTCGGCAACGCCCCGCCACGCGGCTCAAAACCCTATCGGCAACCCGCCTTATCCCCTGCCTGCAAGGGGTACGATGTCGCCTG
Protein-coding sequences here:
- a CDS encoding ATP-grasp domain-containing protein, whose amino-acid sequence is MSDPIVTLVTSAAFPELDSDEAGLPDALRARGMEPHIAVWNDPDVDWSNAGTAIVRNVRDYAKDPQGFLAWARSVPRLLNSPSVMEWNTDKHYLQELAKRGMPTIATTWLEPSANLSRNQVHTRFPAVGDFVVKPAVSSGGRGTGRYTSTDANSRMRAINDAMYHLERGRSVMVQRYHEEVDRSGEVSLIYLNGLASYKVEKEPMLHPRFESNDQVHEEIAHSSQASEQEWRWGERIRQSLHHYIKDYCGRDEQLLFNRVDIVRGGPDDEEEFYVMEISLIDGSLYLSADEDNLNKFADAIAVRAFW